In Haloarchaeobius salinus, the sequence GACGCTGGCAAGACCGTGTTCCTCGAAGTTGTCGAGCGACTGTTCGGCAACGGCGCGAACGCCGCGCAGACGCCGCAGTATCTCGCAAGCGAGCGGTGGGGTGTTCACCAGCTCGCGGACAAGCCCGTAAACATCCGGCACGACGTCGACGCGGAGCGTCTCCAGCGCCTCGGCGTCCTGAAGGAGATCATCGACGGCAACACAGTCACCGCCGAGCAGAAGGGAAGAGACCCCTACTCGTTCAAACCGGAGACGAGGCATCTGTTCGCTGCCAACCGGGCTCCGAAGCGACCCGTTGACGACGAGGCCTTCTGGAACCGATGGCTCACAATCGTGTTCCCCGAGAGCGTGCCTCCAGAAAAGCAGACACCGAAGACAGAGCTCCTGGACGGGCTGATGGAAGAGCTCCCGGGTGTCCTGAACTGGGCGCTGGACGGGCTCGACAGGCTACGCGAGAACGATGGGTTCACCGATGCGCCGAGCCCCGACGAGGTAAGGCGGCGGTGGGAGCAGTTCGGCAGTCCCGTCGAGCGGTTCAAGTATACCCGGCTGGTGAAAGACCCGGACGTGGTGGAGCCCAAGCGGCGAGTTCAGGAGGAGTTCACGATGTTCTGCCTCGATAACGGCTACGAAGACCTCTCCGATCAGGAACTAACAAGAGAACTAACGAAGGACCCCGCGATCGGACAGAGCCAGCGGCGCGTGGACGGCGACCGGCCGCGGGTCTACACCGGCGTTTGTCTCGCCGGCGACGAGCGCGGGGGCAGTGCCGACAGTGACGACGGCGACGGCGAGGAACCGGATTCTGAGTCGGGCGGCCTGTCCGGCTTTGTCTGAACGCCCGACTTAGCGGGCCCGCTCCTCTCGACTGGTAGCATCCGGGTCGTACTGGCTCACCATCTTCCGGAGGACCTGGTCGTAGGTCTCGCCGCCGCGCTTCTGGTTTCGAACCAGTTTTCGCGTCTCGCTGGACACCGCGATTCGGGCATCAGCCTTCCGCTCCGTTTCAGGCATGTTCAGCGCTGTTGAACGGTGTTCCGAAGATTCCCCAAGCGCTTCGCCGAGCCAGAGCCGCGGTGACGGGGGTTCTAAGCGCGGCCGCGCGAGCCCGTGTTCGGAACGATGTCGGCCTCTGCCTGCGGTTTCAGCCGCTGCGCTGGCGCGCACAGACGCGGCGGTGTCTTCACACGAGGAGCGCCGTCACGCGCGTCACAGGCTTTGTCTACAAGCCTTGCCTGTCTGTATGCTTGAAAAAGCACAAGAAGTGGCCTGCATCGCCGTGACAGCTGTGACGGCGACCCGCGGCCACGGTGGATCGGCCCCCGACTCGCTCCCTGCCCCGGGTCAAACGCGGGGCCCACCCCTGTGCTGGTGTCACGCCCCGTCGTATACGCCATCCCATACTTCGAGCGGCTTGCGAGCCGCCATCTCCGCGGGGTCGATTCCCGCGGCTTCGAGGCTCACGGGAGACACCTGGCCGTAGACGAACCTGTCGAACGCCTCGGGGTCCTCACCCGACCGGACCAACGTCTCGCAGTGGTCCAGCAGGGCGTCCGTCTTCTCCCGCAGGGAGCCGCCAACAACGGCGCTGTCCGCGCTGTGACCGCGCAGCCACTCGTCGAGCATGCCGTGGTCCAGGTGGGGGAACTCCAGTATTGCGGACCGGGCGAGCCGGCGCTTCTCCTCGGTAGTCAGCCGCGCCAACGTCTCCTCTTCCGAGAGTTCGCCGAGATCGCCAGAGTGGTCACTCACAGGCTCGCCCCTCGGAAGCCGCGACCTTCTTGACAACCCACTCGACGCAGCGCTCCCGGACGCCAATTACTCGTTCGGATACCGAGCGAGGGTCGTCACCTAGATCGTGGGGACTCTTCCAAATCGCTGCCCAGAGGCCGCTGTTGGGGTGGATGCTGAAGCAGGCCGGCACCCCCTTCGGGCCCAGGAACACTGCCGGCGCGTGTCCGTCCGCGTACCCATACACTCCTTCTGCGTCGGTCTCAACCCGCCACTTGTCGGGGAGGCGCGCCCGCAGCTCTTCTGCGTCGATTGTGCTAGACGCCTCAGTCATCAGCCCCGCCCTCCACAGCCTGGAGGGCTGCGTCCACGGCCTCCGGGTGGTCCTCGACGAGCTCCCGGAGATCGCGGAGCATCGCCACCTCGTCCTCGTCGCTGGCCTCGGCCGCGTCCTCGAAGATGTCGTCCTCGGCTTGGTCGAGGTCATGGGCGGCCTTCTGGCTCAGCGCGAGCCCACAGCCGGGGCAGAACCGTGGGTCGCCACGCAGGGTGGTCTGGCACTGCGGGCAGTCGTCGATGTCTGGCTTGTTGCGCTCAGTCTCCTCCTCGGCGAGCCCGTACTGTTCGAGAATCTGCTGGTTCATCTCCTCGTCCGTGACCTGCGAGTAGGTCTCGAACTGCCGGCTGTCCTTGACCCAGGTCGCGCGGTGCTTGATCTCCTGCTCGGAGAAGCCCTGGCGGATCCATTGGGTAATCGCCGTCTTCCGGAAGTTATGGGGGTTGACCTTGTCGCGCGGGACGCCTGCCTCCTCGGCGATCTGCTTGAGGATGCGCTGGAGGTGGTAGTAGGTGAGCGCGCCATCGTCCCCATCACCCTCGCTGGCCCAGCCTCCATTGGGCTTCGTGAGGCGGTGGAACAGCGGCGCATCCGGGTCATCGCTGCGGGGGTGGACGTCCAGCCAGTTGGCGACGTAGGGCTTGCTCCAGGTGAGCGGCCGCTTCCCGCTGGCACCCTTCCGGCCGACCGCCTCCTGGTTGAGCGTGACCGTGCCGGCCCGGCCGTTCAGGTCGACGTCCTGCACGCGGAGCGTCCCGACCGCGCTGATCCGGAGCCCGGTGTCCAGCAGCATCTCCAGCAGGGCCTTGTTGCGCGGGTGGTCGGCCGACTCACGGAGGCGGCCGATCTCGTCCTCGTCGAGGGTCTTGTCGGCGTCCACCTCACGGTCCGGGATGGCGCCGATCTCGATGTCCTCGGCCCACTCGCGGTCGTGGTAGCGGAAGAACTTCCGGAAGGCCTTGCGATAGTTCCGGAGCGTGCCCTCCGCCATGTCGTAGTTGTGCTTGTACTCGAACAGGAGCGCGTCGACGTCTTCCCTGTCCATGTCGACGAGCGGCGTGTCCGCGCGCTCTGCGCTGAGTCGGAGGTCCGAACAGTTGTTGACGTTGGTACTGGCCGCGAGCCCGCGCTGGGTGTCCTGGTAGCGGATCAGGTCCTTGATCGCCTTCCTGTCGCGGTCGTCGATGTCCGCCCCATCGAGCTTGTCGAGTTGGTACTGGAACTGGTCGTCGAAGTTGTGGATGTCGGTTACGTTTGCCATTCCTGACAAAAAATAAATACGATGGAAACGCGTTGCTTACGATCTCGGCAACTCGTGCACGAGAATGGCTCTACTGCGATTTCTCGGGGATCCAGTGGGTCGGGAGCGAATCCGACCCAAGGTTCACCGCAGAAATGTGCGTGACTTGGCCATCCAGCGGGGAGGGCTCATCCACGTCGATATCGTCCGTCAGCAGGAGCCCGTGGATCTCCACGCCTCGCTCGGAAAGGTAGCCGTGGCCGTCCTTCTGGGCGAACTCGATGTACTTCAGTAGCTCTTCCAGTCCGTGCGTGAACGTCTGCTGGCTCTCGCTGTACTTGATCTCGCCGAGCACGACCGCCGTTGGAAGCTCCCTGTCGCTGGTGTCGTAAACCTCGATGACGAGATCCGGACGCCCGTGGAACAGCGACGGTTCCGTGCTGTTCCCGAGGAACGCCTCGGTCAACCGCTGGTGTCGGCGTTGTGCGTGCCTGACCCGTTCAGCGTAGTCCGCCTCCACGCCGTCGAGTTCGGACAGCGGGACGTGGAACGAGAGGCTACCGCTCCTGTCGTGGTATATATCGACTGTTCGCTGGTCATCCTCCAATACGGCGAGCTGCTCGGCCCCAGGTTCGATTGGCTGGAGCCGGAGCGCCTCCGTGCGGAGCCCACGGAGCAGCCGAAACACGCAGAAGAGCTCGAACAGCCGCGGTATCCGTTCGGGCACCACGAGAGTGTCCGTCAACAGGTCGGAGATGTCCGGGTCGTCGTAGGCCCCGGATAGCAGGCGGCGGTAGCGGTCGTACAGTTTGAACGCTTTCGTATACAGCGTCTGTCGCGACCGTCGGGCGGTGTTGAGCATCCGGTGGGTGACCTGGATGTCAGCGCCGTCTCGGATGCGGTTCAGATGGACGTTCCTGGCGTACACCCGGTCGAGCATCGCGACGCGGTCGTCCGGCCACGCGTCCGTCCGCCAGTCGTAGTCGATCGCGGCGATGTCCTCGCTCACCGTCGAGTGGATCGTCCAGAGGAGCTTCTTCAGAACCAGGTTCTCGTCGATATTGTATTCGGTGTACGGCGTCTTGCAGGCGAACCGGGTCCGATCGCCGGACTGGTCGGCGTACCGCAGCCGCGTCGTCGCCGGCCAATCGATCCCGCCCCGGACCTCTCCGCGCGTGACCTCGCGTTCACGCTGGTTGGCGGTCTTGACGCGCCGGAGGCGGCCCTGAAGCTCCGTGACAAACTCGACGACCTCGTCGCTAAGGCAGAAGTGGATCCGCTTGAGCCGGTCGAGGTTCTCGATGTTCAGATCGGTGATGTCGAGGTGTCGAGTCAGTGCGCGCTGGTTGACCGTCCCGTTCCGGAGGTACGTGACCAACTCCTCCTGAACTCCGTCCACCAGCGCACTGCGGCCAAGCTTACTCATCGGAGCGTGGCGGGAGGTCGAAGAAGTCCTCGGCTTTCCGTTCCAGCCGGTCGCCGTCGAGCGTGAGGGCGACCGCGCCCGCCTCGGTCCGTACGTCGGTCGCACTCAGGGAGCTGATGAGGCTTCGTTGCTCCTGCGGTGCCATCCCTTCGAGTTGGGGGAACACCAGCGCGACGACTGCGTCGGTGAGGGCGGGGCCAGGGTCGTCGGTCACTTCAGGGCCCGCTGCAGCGAGGTACCCAAGGATGTCTCGTACGATGGAGGGGCCGATGGTCTGGTGTTGGTTCACCCTGTGCCAGACGACGGCGACCTGTTCGTACGTCGCCTCCAGAATGTCTCGGAGAGAGTCGTCGGCGTCGAGCCACGCCTCCGCGTAGTTGTCTTCGCCATCCGGGTCCAGCAGGGA encodes:
- a CDS encoding DNA primase family protein gives rise to the protein MTDETSAEDDHDEPERNALRIQWEAERESLSNNAQRAYTGWELIREQEDLLAVRETSELYACHDGVWHDDGEQVLREKAREMMTSDYSTALFRELKGQVHATNAVTVSDLGVADGTVAVGNGLLDLRERTLRDLRPDDYALHRLPVKYDPEAGCPCWRAFLEQVVSSESGRNQLQEFVGYCLAGGEPWLKKALMIFGPTDAGKTVFLEVVERLFGNGANAAQTPQYLASERWGVHQLADKPVNIRHDVDAERLQRLGVLKEIIDGNTVTAEQKGRDPYSFKPETRHLFAANRAPKRPVDDEAFWNRWLTIVFPESVPPEKQTPKTELLDGLMEELPGVLNWALDGLDRLRENDGFTDAPSPDEVRRRWEQFGSPVERFKYTRLVKDPDVVEPKRRVQEEFTMFCLDNGYEDLSDQELTRELTKDPAIGQSQRRVDGDRPRVYTGVCLAGDERGGSADSDDGDGEEPDSESGGLSGFV
- a CDS encoding site-specific integrase; protein product: MANVTDIHNFDDQFQYQLDKLDGADIDDRDRKAIKDLIRYQDTQRGLAASTNVNNCSDLRLSAERADTPLVDMDREDVDALLFEYKHNYDMAEGTLRNYRKAFRKFFRYHDREWAEDIEIGAIPDREVDADKTLDEDEIGRLRESADHPRNKALLEMLLDTGLRISAVGTLRVQDVDLNGRAGTVTLNQEAVGRKGASGKRPLTWSKPYVANWLDVHPRSDDPDAPLFHRLTKPNGGWASEGDGDDGALTYYHLQRILKQIAEEAGVPRDKVNPHNFRKTAITQWIRQGFSEQEIKHRATWVKDSRQFETYSQVTDEEMNQQILEQYGLAEEETERNKPDIDDCPQCQTTLRGDPRFCPGCGLALSQKAAHDLDQAEDDIFEDAAEASDEDEVAMLRDLRELVEDHPEAVDAALQAVEGGADD